DNA from Asanoa sp. WMMD1127:
GCCGGCGCTCCGGCCCGGGTGGCTGCGTCTCGGCCCACGTGATGATCTCGTTGAGCCGCTCCAGCCGGTCCTGGGCGAAGCTCGAGACGATCTCTTCCTTGCTCTTGAAGTGGTAGTACAGGGCCGCCTTGGTCACTCCGAGCCGCTCGGCGATCTCACGGAGCGAGGTCTTCTCGTACCCGTTCTCCGTGAAGAGCTCGAGCGCGACGGCCTGGATGCGGCCTCGCGTGCTCTCGGTCACTCTGTCTCCCTAACTAACTTGACGGCCGGTTAGTAGCGAGCTTACCGTACGGCTAGTAAGGAGACTAGCCGGGCGGCAAGTAAGTCGCATCACGCTGGGGGGCTATCCCAATGACCACGCAAGCGCCACAGGCACAGCAGGCACTGGCGCCACAGAAGATCCGCGTCATCCTCGCCGGTCTGATGATCGCGATGATGCTCGCGATGCTCGACAACATGATCGTCAGCACGGCGCTGCCGCGCATCGTCAGTGAGTTCGGGGGCCTCGACCACTTCACCTGGGTGGTCACCGCCTACGTGCTCGGCACGACCGTCTCGACGCCGATCTGGGGCAAGCTCGGCGACCTCTACGGCCGCAAGTCCGTCTTCCTTACCTCGATCATTATCTTCCTGATCGGCTCCGCGCTCTGCGGAATGGCCGGCTCGGCGATGTTCGGTGGCGCCGGCGACGGCATGATCGAGCTGATCGCGTTCCGGGCCGTGCAGGGCCTGGGCGCCGGCGGCCTGATGGTCGGCGTCATGGCGATCATCGGTGACCTGGTGCCGCCCCGCGAGCGCGGCCGCTACCAGGGCATGATCGCCGGCATCATGGCGATCGCGATGGTCGCGGGCCCGCTGGTCGGCGGTTTCATCACCGACCACCTGTCGTGGCGATGGGCGTTCTACGTCAACCTGCCGCTGGGCGGCCTGGCGCTGCTGGTCCTGGCCACCCGGATGCACCTGCCGCGCTACCGCACCGAGCACCGGATCGACTACCTCGGCGCCGCCCTGCTCTCCGTCGGCATCACCGCGCTCGTGCTGATCACCACCTGGGGCGGCAACGAGTACGACTGGACCTCGCCGCAGATCCTCGGCCTGGCCGCGCTGACCGTGGTCGCGCTGGTGACCTTCGGCTTCGTCGAGCGCCGCGCGCCCGAGCCGATCCTGCCGCTGCACCTGTTCACCAACCGCAACTTCGCCCTGATCTCCGCGGTCGGCTTCCTGCTCGGCTTCGCGATGTTCGGCGCGATGAACTTCCTGCCGCTGTTCCAGCAGACCGTCCAGGGCGCCTCGGCGACCAACAGCGGCCTGCTGCTTCTGCCGCTGATGTTCGGCATGCTGGTCGTCTCGGTGATCACCGGCCGGGTCATCACCAAGACCGGCCGCTACCGGATCTTCCCGATCATCGGCGGCGTCGCCCTCCTCGCCGGCATGGCGCTGCTCGCCACGATCAACGCCGACACGAGC
Protein-coding regions in this window:
- a CDS encoding MDR family MFS transporter, with amino-acid sequence MTTQAPQAQQALAPQKIRVILAGLMIAMMLAMLDNMIVSTALPRIVSEFGGLDHFTWVVTAYVLGTTVSTPIWGKLGDLYGRKSVFLTSIIIFLIGSALCGMAGSAMFGGAGDGMIELIAFRAVQGLGAGGLMVGVMAIIGDLVPPRERGRYQGMIAGIMAIAMVAGPLVGGFITDHLSWRWAFYVNLPLGGLALLVLATRMHLPRYRTEHRIDYLGAALLSVGITALVLITTWGGNEYDWTSPQILGLAALTVVALVTFGFVERRAPEPILPLHLFTNRNFALISAVGFLLGFAMFGAMNFLPLFQQTVQGASATNSGLLLLPLMFGMLVVSVITGRVITKTGRYRIFPIIGGVALLAGMALLATINADTSKLVLSLYMVVLGVGMGFLMQTSMLIAQNSVEQKDLGAGSGAATFFRSIGGSIGIALFGALFVHQLAKSPAGGALSGGDGAGVNPTALHNLPAQIRDAVMTGLADSIAYVFVWAAVIVVLVPVLAWFVKEIPLRGSADRPAPDGGKEDTPADDAEVALAKAEAVAD